The Fusarium poae strain DAOMC 252244 chromosome 2, whole genome shotgun sequence nucleotide sequence CCTTGGATCATGTTTGATGATCGTATCCGCATCAATTTCATGTGCATCTATAGCGATGATATCCTTGATACAAACCCCGAGAAATGGCCAAACGACCAAGGCGATGAGGATATGATTGTGCTTCAGCTACCCAGGAAGCTTCGACGTCGTAAGTAACCCCTGATGAACAGATTCATTCATACGAATGTACTATTACATGATGACTAACTTATTACGCAGCCGTTGTAATTCAGGGCAACGCTTTGGCCGCGCACTACCAATACCAGGATCAGGACAAGCTAAAGACTACAGATATTTTACCGAGATACCTTTCCTTGGCGAGAGATAGATATTGCTTAGGGGGAGATGCTTTCCGGGCCGCAGGACAAGAAATGAAACAAAGATCGAGCTGAGAGGCTGGATCTGCCTAGGTACATTATGCGATGGGGTTTACAAAACTGAGAATAAAGTATCATATTCATGCGTGCTTTAAACAGGCTGATATGTGATTACCCGTTAGCCTAGTTTTGTTTTTGCCCACTTTGATTGCCACCTGTCTGGTCGCTAAATACATCATTCGAGCCTTGACTCAGTTGAGACTTCTGTGTCGTACTATCTGCTCGCTTGAGCAGCCGAGCGGATACAACATGCCACGCGGGAGCGTCGTACTAGAAGCCGACGGGGAACAAAAAACAAATACCGCGTGGGTGCGGCTGAGGCGTCCAAATAATAGTGCCCATTTCGCACCGGCCGATCATCACTTGATGCCCAGCGCTGACTGATGGGGGGAATTggagaattaattaattttgcTTTTTGATTCCGTATGTGATATATCATATATACAAAAACGAGGCGCGTAGGATTCTGGATCTGCATGACTCTCATCACTGCAGGAGATCAGTGGATGCAGATGATGACGGGAGGGGCTTTGACTCTAATGACTTAAACGACAAAACTTCAGGGATACGAAAATGGCGTTCTATGGAAGCTAAGCCTATGATGCTCGGACGTTGTTAGATCTTTCATCGCCAGGGCTGAAGTTATACTCGATGCATAATATGAAGTCAAGGTGTTGGGTGTCAATTCACTTATACGACTTGGTGATTGCAGTTTCCTGTGCATAACTGTCAAGGCCTAACTTTGTATCTGATAATGTTTGTAGTATTGACTAGaagaagatattattttaagaCGTTTTGAGGTAATGCCTCGGCTAAGTAGACTATAATGCTATATGCTAGTTTTGTGTTGAACGAGTCTTTCTATCTGCGAGTAGAGTGTGTAACCGTCCACTTAGTCTCGACGCTGATCTCGCCCTTTGGAGCCTCGGACGAACCAACAGTCAGTTCCTTCTCGGATCCTGACTCATCGGGGAATCCTGAGACACTGTATCCGTGCTGGATCTTGTCTTGTGGGCGGTAGTCGTCCATCTCCCAGGTTGATAGGTTGGGGTCACGAACTGCCTCGGGGGCAGCGCTGCTGGCACCCGTTCGGCTCATGTCTCGGAATCCGGTGCTCCTCGAGTTGGAGTATTCGTCGAGTCGGGATCCGCCCATTCGCTTCTTGTACTTGGCGTAGAAAGGTCGCAGCATGGGAATACTGACGCAGAGGATGGCCAGGTTGGGCTCGAGGATAAAGAGGAAAACGGTGGTGGCCATGGTGCCTGTGATATTGGCGTTGAGATCGACGGTCGAGATGTAGATAAGTCGGAAGACGGCGCATACAACGCATCTAGTTCAATTAGCGCATGGTACGTTAGACGATATGTAAGGGTATCTTACGCGAGACCGAGAGCGAAACAAGAGGTGATACCAATCTTCTCGGCACGTCTTGTCTTCAAGCCCCAAACACTGTGCATGGGAAGGGCCATAATGATCAAATCACCAAGAGCGTTGGTGGCAATCAGGGATTGAATCATGGGCATGTATTGTCCTTTGCATTGCAATGGGGCCTCCCATTGGTTTTGAATTGGTGAACATAGGAAGATGCAGGCTCCGAGGAAGGCAATGGTCCACAGGCCAACAAAGGCGAGAGCAGCTTTGGAAGCCTTTTGCATGAAGGGAGTAGGAAAGACGCggataaagaaagaaagcatGCTTGCTTTGACTGCGGCGAGGAGAGTGACATAGATGATTTGCATACAGAATGTCAGCTTGAGAATGAATGGAATGTTTGCGGCGAGCTCCATGTTGTCTGGTAGGGAGTATCCATTTCCAGCAGGTGCAAATAGTCCTTGACAACAAAGCATTGCTACACCAAGCGGCTACATGATTGTCAGTAATTGGTAACTCAGCCATTGAGTGATGTTGTCCACATACCGTTGCGAAGATGACAAAACCGTCATCCCACCCAAGACCAGGCCCTGCGAGTCGTCCAACAACTCGTAGTCCAACGACAAGGAGAACCGTCACCACGATGAAGCAATTAATGACAAGTTCAGCCAGGACAAAACCCAGTATTGGCTTGACAACCTGGACTGAAGAGTCCACAGGACCTATCTGAGCCGACATGATGGGCAGAAAATGCTGTTGTCAAGTAGGCAGGCAAACGCAGAAAGCAACAAACTCAAAGCGAAAACAAAGAGACACCGGGTATGGGGTAAAATTCACATCCAACGAATATCAAGAAATTGGAAAAAAAATTAGAGGTTCCCCATTCTTCCCTTATATTATTCGTAGGTTGTtaagagaagaaagatggTGTCCGGGATAAGGCAGAAAAATGTCCTGTCGATCATATGGGCTTACCATCGTCTCCCCCCCGGAGCGAACAGACGGCAGAGCCCTGTAATACAGAATACAATGGGGAAGGAAAGGGACCTACGACATGAACCTGCATTAGCCTGGGTCTTGGTACTGTGTAAACGGCCATTTAGTCCCGACTAAGCTGGGATCGGAAGTTGTAATACGTACGACTACGCATCTTGGCTGTAATTTCGTTGCCACTTCCTCGTTGGTCGTTAGTAGAGGTTCCCAAGCCTGTCGGGCTTGAAGCATCCGCGGGCGCGGGTGGAACACCTAGCAGGGGTTTCCCGGGCAGGGGATACAAGCCGGGTCCGCAGTGGATAGATCTTGGTACTGGTGAGACGTTTGAGTGGCACCAGATACGAAGCAGTTGAAGAGTTGCCACGCGCGATTCACGTGAGTCAACCAAGGTCAAGGGTTATCTCGCTTTTGTGAATCAGGAACCTGACCCGAGCCTGGTGCTTGGTACcgaaaaaagcaaaagcaaaaagtcTGATGAGCACCTCCACTGCCAAAGAGACGCTGGAGCATTTGTACCTGGATATGGATGGGCCGGAACTTTGTCCACTCGGTAAGACGCGGCGGCAACTGTAGCATAACATTGTAAATGGGGACGGTACCCAAGGTCAAGATGCTGGACCTGACTAGTAGGCATGAAATCATACGGCACTGACAATGGTTACTCTTGAATCACCTCAGGTGCAAAATGCACATTTGACAAGTTAGTCTAGATTGTCAAGCTATCTAGAACAACGCTAGAGATAGAAGGTCAAGTTGAGAACAGACGGTgcggagaaaagagaaaacaagACATGTAAAAACGACGGTCTTCCCGCAAGACTCAAGTTTTGGGCGACTAAGATTAATTGTCTGCGATTTGGAGGCGAGTTGGAAACAGTCTGAGACCTTTTTGGTGTCCATTGTGCCGTTATTAAACACGGCATGAAGTACTCTGACCACTTGGTGAGCAGTATCGTGCTGATGAGTATCCATAAAAACCCACATGGTTTGATAAAAGAAACGGATTCCAGTCACGGGCTCGTACTCAGTAGGTCATCCATCGTATGAGTTAGTTAGTCTAATGCGTTCAGCCTGAGTCCGTTGATAACTAACGAGGACCTAGCCCTTTTCAAAAGCAACCAAGGATTAGACTACAAGCTTAGCGTCGGATAATGGGCTGTTCGCTAAAAACAGGACATGTTTCACTGGACTTCAGTGCTCTGAGTCCCCCCAAAGACTCTTGTCGATCCCATCCCATAGTTATGTACAAAAAAGCAAAGTTGGCCGACCGACTCGCTGGGCGACTCATGACGCTCACGCTAAACAAATGACGGACAAAGCGGACTGGAAAATAAGCTCGTTTGTTCAAGTTAGTGCTCAACGGCTTCAAGTAGTGAAACGTTTCTCTTCAACAACGAGATGGTAGGGCCAGTAGGGCCAGTAGTGTCATCGGTCAGTGTGGAATGGATATAGAATTGAGTTTCGGAAATATCGTCAATATGTATGCTAAAGTATCAGATCAGATCCGACTAACCAACCGTCGTCTGACGTGCTTCTTTCAATTCCAGCAAACCTTCCATTGCTACTGCACTGACACTCGCCAGGCTTGGCTGACCAGGCTCGCGGTCTCTTTACAAATTCCCTCCGCCCATTTGTTGGTTTGTCCAGGAATGTAATGCCTGCCCCTCATCAATGCTTTGTTGGTTGTACGTACGTGGTGGTGCTGAAAGGGGAACCAACCAGTATCCATCCCTACTCTACTCTACTAGGGAAACCCCTGAACCCTGACTTCAAACACTCGTCGGAGATGGGGGTAGGGACCGTTTATCATGCCCAGCACAGGCCAACGGGAAGAGGCCACGGTAAAGGCTAGTCTTCAAGTGGACTACATTGccagaattaatttataattttaaccaCGGCAAGCTCGTCTCTTATGTATAAAGGATTCATCGCTAACGAGGTTCGTCCTAACTGggaaaaaagtaaaaaaagttGTTGCTAGTTTAGTTCCTCCCCCCCGTCTACAGCCAACCATTACATCGCCTCGCCAGTCTCGCTTCCAGCTTTTTGCGAAACATTatcttcttttttgttcCAACTAAAACATCCTACacacatcaatcaatcaatcatgtCATCCTCTTACTCTACCAAGCAATGGGTCCTGGCCAACAAGCCCACAGGGGAGCCTGTCCTCTCTGGCCCTGACGCCACCTGGAAGCTGCAGACCGTCACCCTTCCCGAGCTTCAGGATGGTCAGATCCTCGTCAAGATCCAGTACTTTTCCAACGATACTGGCCTGAGGAACTTTATGCATAGCACTGTTGCCCCTGAGCGCTTCTATGTTCCTACTGTCCCCCTCGGCTCGCCTATGCGATCCGGCATTATCGCCGAGGTCGTCGAGTCTCGATCCGACAAGTTCAAGACGGGCGATCTCTGCATGGATTTCCATCTCGGAATCTGGAGCGAGTATGCCATCCTTGAGGCTGAGAACTCCCAGCCTCTTGCTCCCCTCCCCAATGGTCTCCCCACCACCCACTTCCTCGGCGCCTTTGGCGCTTCTGGTCTTGCCGCCTACACTGGTCTTTACTACGCTGGTGAGGCCAAGCCTGAGCACACTATCGTTATCTCTGCCGCTGCTGGTGCCACTGGCTCCATGGCTATCCAGATCGCTTCCAAGCTCCTCAAGGCCAAGCGTGTCATTGGTATTGCCGGTTCTGATGAGAAGTGCGAGTGGGTGAAGAGCATTGGTGCCCACGAGTGTATCAACTACAAGAGCCCTACCTTCCTTGAGGACCTCAAGGCTGTTACTCCCGATGAGGTCGATGTCTACTTTGACAACGTCGGTGGCTTCGTCCTCGACGCTATGCTGACCCGCGTTAAGCGCCACGGCCACATCGCCGTCTGCGGTGCCGTTAGCAGTTATAACTCTGATGAGCCCATGGCTCTTAAGAACTGGTTCGAGCTTATTTCTTCTCGTATTAACATCCGCGGCTTTATCATGCTCGACTACATGGACAAGGTCCCCGCTATTCTCGGAGAGCTCATCGGTGCTACTGC carries:
- a CDS encoding hypothetical protein (TransMembrane:7 (o18-46i58-78o98-119i140-164o184-204i216-237o249-273i)), with translation MSAQIGPVDSSVQVVKPILGFVLAELVINCFIVVTVLLVVGLRVVGRLAGPGLGWDDGFVIFATPLGVAMLCCQGLFAPAGNGYSLPDNMELAANIPFILKLTFCMQIIYVTLLAAVKASMLSFFIRVFPTPFMQKASKAALAFVGLWTIAFLGACIFLCSPIQNQWEAPLQCKGQYMPMIQSLIATNALGDLIIMALPMHSVWGLKTRRAEKIGITSCFALGLACVVCAVFRLIYISTVDLNANITGTMATTVFLFILEPNLAILCVSIPMLRPFYAKYKKRMGGSRLDEYSNSRSTGFRDMSRTGASSAAPEAVRDPNLSTWEMDDYRPQDKIQHGYSVSGFPDESGSEKELTVGSSEAPKGEISVETKWTVTHSTRR